The Streptomyces sp. NBC_00306 sequence GCCCGGACCGCCTGTGCGGTCCGGGCCCACGGTTGTGCGTTGTGCGCCTACTGGTTCTGCTCCTCCTGCGGAGCGTCGGTGCCCTCGGCACGCTCGCGCATCTTCCGCAGCAGTTCGGCCTTCTGCTCGGCGGCCGTCTGCCGGTCGGCGTTGCGCGTGGGTCCGTTGGCCTGCTGTTCGGCGCGGGACAGCTTGCGCCGCTGTCCGCCGACTCCGAGAAGGTTGTTCCGGCTCTTGGCCATGGGGTTCTCCCATTCGTGGTGAGAAGTGACTTCGGGAACGTCAGACGGGGGGCGGGTCGGGCCGCCGCCCTCTCACTCGTAGATCTGGAAGAACGAAGACATGAGGGAGACGGTACCGCCTGGCGAGAGGCCGGTCATCCGAATTCGGGGCAGCGTGGTGCACGGCGGTGGGCGAGAGGCGCGTCGCACCTCGCCTGACAGATATCGAATGACAGATATTGAAATCTGTCATTCGTTAGGTACGGTAGTGGTGTCAGCGTTTCCTCCACGCACCCCAGGAGCCCCTCATGGCCCCCACCCCCCGCCCCCTCGGCACCACAGGCCCACTGGTCTCCCCGCTCGGCCTCGGCTGCATGGGCATGTCCGCGCTGTACGGCGAGGCCGACCGCGCCGAGTCCATCGCCACCGTCCACGCCGCCCTCGACGCCGGCGTCACCCTGCTCGACACCGGCGACTTCTACGGCATGGGCCACAACGAACTGCTCGTCAACGAGGCCCTGCGCAGCGCGCCGTCGGCCGCCCGCGAGAAGGCCCTCGTCAGCGTCAAGTTCGGCGCGCTGCGCGACGCCGACGGCGGCTGGTCGGGAGTCGACGGCCGGCCCGCCGCGGTGAAGAACTT is a genomic window containing:
- a CDS encoding DUF6243 family protein, with amino-acid sequence MAKSRNNLLGVGGQRRKLSRAEQQANGPTRNADRQTAAEQKAELLRKMRERAEGTDAPQEEQNQ